A window from Ramlibacter pinisoli encodes these proteins:
- a CDS encoding GspH/FimT family pseudopilin — protein MGRTTPRSGSGRAWQGRRPPEPGFTLVEVLAVLAVSAVLASTAMPSLRALAASVRVSAAANDLLGDLLLTRSEAIHRRGRVVSCKSSNGSSCADAGGWQQGWIVFVDGDDDGQRDASEPLLQRQGALPADVRLTGNGSLARYVAYVGNGSTRLVGGGFQAGTLTVCRESAGPTAARQIVINASGRPRVQKTTVGSC, from the coding sequence ATGGGGAGAACCACACCGCGCTCGGGCAGCGGCCGCGCCTGGCAGGGGCGCAGGCCGCCCGAGCCCGGCTTCACGCTGGTCGAGGTGCTGGCCGTGCTGGCGGTGTCGGCCGTCCTTGCCTCGACCGCCATGCCGTCCCTGCGCGCTCTCGCCGCATCGGTGCGTGTGAGCGCGGCCGCCAACGACCTGCTCGGGGACCTGCTGCTCACCCGCAGCGAGGCCATCCACCGGCGCGGGCGCGTGGTGTCCTGCAAGTCGTCGAACGGGTCATCCTGCGCCGACGCCGGCGGCTGGCAGCAGGGCTGGATCGTGTTCGTGGACGGCGACGACGACGGGCAGCGCGATGCGTCGGAGCCCCTGCTGCAGCGCCAGGGGGCGTTGCCGGCCGACGTGCGCCTCACCGGCAACGGCAGCCTGGCGCGCTACGTGGCCTATGTGGGCAACGGGTCCACGCGGCTGGTGGGCGGCGGTTTCCAGGCCGGCACCCTGACCGTCTGCCGCGAGTCGGCGGGGCCCACGGCGGCCCGGCAGATCGTCATCAACGCCAGCGGCCGCCCGCGCGTGCAGAAGACAACGGTCGGCAGTTGCTGA
- a CDS encoding lytic transglycosylase domain-containing protein: MTASGRVAQALRTFASDVAEGFFEITHNGFALVGVSVVFALAMLSVRPDLRQVGESQLMSWLQARQVAALGMVPELDAIDRATAANPKDLPKQQAAVAYWLSKKYRVAPEPVSALVAEAYEVGRKTKLDPTLILAVMAVESGFNPFAQSPVGAQGLMQVMTGVHSDKYEIFGGKLAAFDPVTNLRVGVKVLQECIQRAGSLQGGLKFYVGAALLAEDGGYADKVMAEHARLQQVAAGRAVPLAPPGTLRTVVPVPAKDEPLAAPERAADKVASIF, translated from the coding sequence ATGACAGCGTCAGGACGAGTGGCCCAGGCATTGCGAACCTTCGCATCCGATGTCGCCGAGGGCTTCTTCGAGATCACCCACAACGGATTCGCCCTCGTCGGCGTCAGCGTCGTGTTCGCGCTCGCCATGCTCTCGGTCCGGCCGGACCTGCGGCAGGTGGGCGAGTCCCAGCTGATGAGCTGGCTGCAGGCCCGGCAGGTGGCGGCGCTGGGCATGGTGCCCGAGCTGGACGCCATCGACCGCGCCACGGCGGCCAACCCCAAGGACCTGCCCAAGCAGCAGGCCGCCGTCGCCTATTGGCTGAGCAAGAAGTACCGCGTGGCGCCGGAACCGGTGAGCGCCCTGGTCGCCGAGGCCTACGAGGTCGGCCGCAAGACCAAGCTCGACCCCACCCTGATCCTGGCGGTCATGGCCGTGGAATCCGGCTTCAACCCGTTCGCCCAGAGCCCGGTGGGCGCCCAGGGCCTGATGCAGGTCATGACCGGCGTGCACAGCGACAAGTACGAGATCTTCGGCGGCAAGCTGGCGGCCTTCGACCCCGTGACCAACCTGCGGGTGGGTGTCAAGGTGCTGCAGGAGTGCATCCAGCGCGCCGGCTCCCTGCAGGGCGGGCTGAAGTTCTACGTCGGCGCCGCCCTGCTGGCCGAGGACGGCGGCTACGCCGACAAGGTGATGGCCGAACACGCCCGCCTGCAGCAGGTGGCCGCCGGCCGCGCCGTGCCGCTGGCACCGCCGGGCACGCTGCGCACGGTGGTCCCGGTGCCGGCGAAGGACGAGCCGCTGGCCGCGCCCGAGCGGGCTGCCGACAAGGTCGCCTCCATTTTCTGA
- the glyA gene encoding serine hydroxymethyltransferase: MYHRNILIEQADPELWTAIVAENRRQEEHIELIASENYASPAVMAAQGTQLTNKYAEGYPGKRYYGGCENVDIAEQLAIDRVKQLFGAEAANVQAHSGAQANEAVFLAFLKPGDTIMGMSLAEGGHLTHGMALNMSGKWFNVVSYGLDAQEAIDYDAMERKARETRPKLIIAGASAYALRIDFERFARVAREVGAIFMVDMAHYAGLIAAGEYPNPVPHADVVTSTTHKSLRGPRGGIILMKSQHEKAINSAIFPGLQGGPLMHVIAAKAVAFKEALQPEFKAYQQQVVKNARVVAETLVERGLRIVSGRTESHVMLVDLRAKGITGKDAEAVLGSAHMTINKNAIPNDPEKPMVTSGVRIGTPAMTTRGFREDEARITANLIADVLDNPRDPANIAAVREKVNALTRRFPVYK; the protein is encoded by the coding sequence ATGTACCACCGCAACATCCTCATCGAGCAAGCCGATCCCGAGCTGTGGACGGCCATCGTCGCCGAGAACCGCCGCCAGGAAGAGCACATCGAGCTGATCGCCAGCGAGAACTACGCTTCCCCCGCCGTCATGGCGGCCCAGGGCACGCAGCTCACCAACAAGTACGCCGAGGGCTATCCCGGCAAGCGCTATTACGGCGGCTGCGAGAACGTCGACATCGCCGAGCAGCTGGCGATCGACCGCGTCAAGCAGCTGTTCGGCGCCGAGGCCGCCAACGTGCAGGCCCATTCCGGCGCGCAGGCCAACGAGGCCGTGTTCCTGGCCTTCCTCAAGCCCGGCGACACCATCATGGGCATGAGTCTGGCCGAAGGCGGCCACCTCACGCACGGCATGGCGCTCAACATGAGCGGCAAGTGGTTCAACGTGGTCTCCTACGGCCTGGACGCCCAGGAAGCGATCGACTACGACGCCATGGAGCGCAAGGCGCGCGAGACCAGGCCCAAGCTGATCATCGCCGGCGCCTCCGCCTACGCCCTGCGCATCGACTTCGAGCGCTTCGCCCGGGTCGCCCGCGAGGTCGGGGCCATCTTCATGGTCGACATGGCCCACTATGCCGGCCTCATCGCCGCCGGCGAGTACCCCAACCCGGTGCCGCACGCCGACGTGGTGACTTCCACCACCCACAAGAGCCTGCGCGGCCCGCGCGGCGGCATCATCCTGATGAAGTCGCAGCATGAGAAGGCGATCAACAGCGCCATCTTCCCCGGCCTGCAGGGCGGCCCGCTGATGCACGTCATCGCCGCCAAGGCGGTCGCCTTCAAGGAGGCGCTCCAGCCCGAGTTCAAGGCCTACCAGCAGCAGGTGGTGAAGAACGCCCGCGTGGTGGCCGAGACGCTGGTCGAGCGCGGCCTGCGCATCGTCAGCGGCCGCACCGAGAGCCACGTCATGCTGGTCGACCTGCGCGCCAAGGGCATCACCGGCAAGGACGCCGAGGCGGTGCTGGGCAGCGCGCACATGACGATCAACAAGAACGCCATCCCCAACGATCCCGAGAAGCCGATGGTCACCAGCGGCGTGCGAATCGGCACGCCCGCCATGACCACCCGCGGGTTCCGGGAGGACGAGGCGCGGATCACCGCCAACCTCATCGCCGACGTGCTGGACAACCCGCGCGACCCGGCCAACATCGCGGCGGTGCGCGAGAAGGTCAACGCCCTCACCCGCCGGTTCCCGGTCTACAAGTGA
- the nrdR gene encoding transcriptional regulator NrdR, whose product MKCPFCGNVDTQVVETRVAEDGDFIRRRRQCAHCEKRFTTYERPDVTFPAVVKKDGRRIDYERAKLLGSMTLALRKRPVSTEQVDGAVERIEEKLLNLGLREIPSARIGELVMRELKKLDKVGYVRFASVYRSFEDIDEFKTVVDEIRR is encoded by the coding sequence ATGAAGTGCCCCTTCTGCGGCAACGTCGATACCCAGGTGGTGGAGACGCGCGTCGCCGAAGACGGGGACTTCATCCGCCGGCGCCGCCAGTGCGCCCACTGCGAGAAGCGCTTCACCACCTACGAGCGGCCCGACGTCACCTTCCCCGCGGTGGTCAAGAAGGATGGCCGCCGCATCGACTACGAGCGCGCCAAGCTGCTCGGTTCCATGACGCTGGCGCTGCGCAAGCGGCCGGTCAGCACCGAGCAGGTCGACGGCGCGGTGGAACGCATCGAGGAGAAGCTGCTCAACCTCGGCCTGCGCGAAATCCCAAGTGCCCGCATCGGGGAGCTCGTGATGCGCGAGCTGAAGAAGCTCGACAAGGTGGGCTACGTGCGCTTTGCCAGCGTGTACCGCAGCTTCGAGGACATCGACGAATTCAAGACGGTGGTCGACGAGATCCGGCGCTAG